In Halorubellus sp. JP-L1, one DNA window encodes the following:
- a CDS encoding HemK2/MTQ2 family protein methyltransferase encodes MTDLAERRGVETAVYQPAEDSALLAAVAEEEVESADRVLEVGTGSGWVAERVRDETGADVIASDLNPHATRQARERGLPAVRADLVSPFRDGAFDVVLFNPPYLPEDAAAARDDWMERALSGGEDGRAVVEPFLDTVGRVLAVDGFALVLVSSLTGVEEVVAFAGERGFSAVALREESYPFETLSVLKLVPA; translated from the coding sequence GTGACGGACCTGGCGGAGCGTCGCGGCGTGGAGACGGCGGTGTACCAGCCGGCGGAGGACTCCGCGCTCCTGGCGGCGGTCGCGGAGGAGGAGGTCGAGTCGGCAGATCGCGTGCTGGAGGTCGGGACGGGATCGGGGTGGGTCGCCGAGCGCGTGCGCGACGAGACGGGTGCGGACGTGATCGCTTCGGACCTGAACCCGCACGCGACGCGGCAGGCTCGCGAGCGCGGCCTCCCGGCGGTGCGGGCGGACCTCGTCTCGCCGTTCCGGGACGGTGCGTTCGACGTGGTGCTGTTCAATCCGCCGTACCTCCCGGAGGATGCGGCGGCGGCGCGCGACGACTGGATGGAGCGCGCGTTGAGCGGTGGCGAGGACGGCCGCGCGGTCGTGGAGCCGTTCCTCGACACCGTCGGGCGCGTGCTCGCCGTCGACGGGTTCGCGCTCGTGCTCGTGAGCAGTCTCACCGGCGTCGAGGAGGTGGTGGCGTTCGCGGGCGAGCGCGGGTTCTCGGCGGTGGCGCTCCGCGAGGAGTCCTATCCCTTCGAGACGCTGTCGGTGCTGAAGCTCGTGCCCGCGTGA